In Chitinophaga sp. HK235, a single window of DNA contains:
- a CDS encoding DUF3098 domain-containing protein, with translation MAKETLRSTVTKDAPLASHPVTDSRPIFPKENYKYMLAGIVVIVLGFFLMMGGNSNDPNAFKPEEVYSFRRITLAPIVIVLGLLIEVYAIMARPKTKE, from the coding sequence ATGGCTAAAGAAACACTCAGATCTACTGTGACCAAGGACGCTCCCCTGGCATCCCATCCAGTGACCGACAGCCGCCCTATTTTCCCGAAAGAGAACTACAAATACATGCTGGCTGGCATCGTAGTGATCGTATTGGGCTTTTTTCTCATGATGGGAGGCAACAGTAACGATCCCAATGCTTTCAAACCGGAAGAAGTATACAGCTTTCGTCGTATCACGCTGGCGCCTATCGTAATTGTGCTGGGCCTGCTGATAGAAGTGTATGCCATCATGGCCCGCCCTAAAACGAAAGAGTAA
- a CDS encoding ABC transporter permease, with product MAQSGKSSAKKSKPSYLYSIIGVALVLFSLGTLGLVVIHASKLSKYFKESIEVQVILRDNVKETQALALRDSIAHKPYIKTIEYVSKDMAAQRFKKDFGEDFIQLLQYNPLYASINIKANANYVNTDSLKVIENNLTQQSIVREISYQRTLVSKLNENVNKIGMVILIISCLLALVVIFLIDNTIRLAMFSNRFLIKTMQMVGATRWFIAKPFDLRSIANGAISALIAIAGLVAILSFADKALPELNGLRDNVMIALLFLGMTIVGIAISLFSTHRSVMKYLRLKLDDLY from the coding sequence ATGGCGCAATCCGGGAAATCATCAGCAAAGAAGTCTAAACCGTCCTACCTCTACTCCATTATCGGTGTAGCACTGGTATTATTTTCATTGGGTACCCTGGGCCTCGTGGTGATCCACGCCAGCAAGCTTAGCAAGTACTTTAAGGAAAGTATTGAAGTACAGGTCATCCTGAGAGATAATGTAAAAGAAACCCAGGCCCTGGCGCTGCGCGACTCCATCGCTCATAAGCCATATATTAAAACAATTGAATACGTGTCCAAGGATATGGCCGCCCAGCGTTTCAAAAAAGATTTTGGAGAAGATTTTATACAGCTGTTGCAGTATAACCCATTGTATGCCAGTATCAATATAAAGGCTAACGCCAATTATGTTAACACTGACAGTCTGAAGGTTATTGAAAACAACCTTACTCAGCAGAGCATCGTACGGGAGATATCCTATCAGCGTACGCTGGTGAGCAAACTGAATGAAAACGTCAACAAAATAGGAATGGTGATCCTGATTATCAGCTGCTTGCTGGCACTGGTGGTCATCTTCCTGATCGATAATACCATCCGCCTGGCTATGTTCAGCAACCGTTTTCTGATCAAAACCATGCAGATGGTGGGTGCTACCCGCTGGTTTATCGCCAAACCATTTGACCTCCGCAGCATTGCCAATGGTGCTATCAGCGCACTGATTGCTATTGCCGGTCTGGTGGCCATCCTGTCGTTTGCCGATAAAGCCCTGCCGGAGCTCAACGGATTGCGGGACAACGTAATGATAGCCCTGCTTTTCCTGGGTATGACCATCGTGGGTATCGCCATCTCCCTGTTCAGTACTCACCGCTCCGTAATGAAATACCTGCGGCTCAAACTGGACGATCTTTATTAA
- the leuS gene encoding leucine--tRNA ligase — protein MEYNFRAIEKKWQQQWQESHAYKVSNDSPKPKCYVLDMFPYPSGAGLHVGHPLGYIATDIYARYKRLKGYNVLHTMGYDAFGLPAEQYALETGQHPAVTTTQNIKAFREQLDNIGFCYDWDRQVNTSDPSYYKWTQWIFLQLFESWYNRINRKAEPISTLTAIFEKEGNSNHSCPGDRQRSFTAAAWKSYSEKEKREILMQYRLAFLDYAEVNWCAALGTVLANDEVINGVSERGGHPVIKKKMRQWFLRITEYANRLLEGLETVDFSDAMKEMQRNWIGKSQGAEIKFALKGSDQHLEVYTTRPDTIFGVDFMVIAPEHELVQQITTPEQKEAIEKYLEYVQSRSERERMADVKQITGCFTGAYAVNPFDGREIPVWTAEYVLAGYGTGAIMAVPCGDQRDFGFARHFNIPITNIIGDAFNGEEANPTKDAQLQNSGFLNGMDMKAAMDVVISKLEEMKIGKRQINYKMRDAGFSRQRYWGEPFPILFKDGVPYAMDEKDLPLELPYVEQYKPGEEGEGPLANITDWVNVAPDVKRETNTMPGYAGSSWYFLRYMDPHNNATFADRKATDYWNQVDVYVGGTEHAVGHLLYSRMWTKALFDLGHIGFDEPFKSLINQGMIQGSSRFVYRIHGTQQFVSAGLKDQYQTDKLHVDVNIVDGVVLDTEAFKKWKPDYADATFTLEDGQYICGTEVEKMSKSKYNTVNPNELVNKFGADTFRMYEMFLGPVEQSKPWDTKGIEGVHRFLKKMWRLFADENKGLIVTNDAPTPEELKILHKTINKIDGDTNSFSYNTAVSQFMICVNELATLKCSKRDILEPLLVLLTPFAPHFCEELWHLLGHTTSILDAAYPVYNEAYTKESAFNYPIAVNGKTRTEMGLPLDADNSTIEKEVLSSEVVQKWLDGKQPKKVIIVKGRMINIVV, from the coding sequence ATGGAATACAATTTCAGGGCAATCGAAAAAAAGTGGCAACAGCAATGGCAGGAGTCCCACGCTTACAAAGTCAGCAATGACAGCCCCAAACCCAAATGTTATGTGCTGGATATGTTCCCCTACCCTTCCGGAGCAGGGCTACACGTAGGGCATCCTTTGGGCTACATCGCTACAGACATCTATGCAAGGTATAAAAGGCTAAAAGGTTATAACGTACTACATACTATGGGGTACGACGCCTTCGGCCTGCCGGCAGAACAATATGCCCTGGAAACAGGCCAGCATCCGGCCGTTACCACTACCCAGAACATCAAAGCCTTCAGGGAACAGCTGGACAATATCGGATTTTGTTATGACTGGGACCGCCAGGTAAATACCAGCGATCCTTCTTACTATAAATGGACCCAGTGGATCTTTTTACAGCTGTTTGAAAGCTGGTACAACCGCATCAACCGGAAAGCAGAGCCGATCAGCACACTGACTGCCATCTTCGAAAAAGAAGGCAACAGCAATCACAGTTGCCCCGGCGACCGTCAGCGTTCCTTTACCGCTGCAGCATGGAAAAGCTATTCCGAAAAGGAAAAGCGGGAGATCCTTATGCAATACCGCCTGGCCTTCCTGGACTACGCCGAAGTAAACTGGTGCGCTGCCCTCGGCACCGTACTGGCCAACGACGAAGTAATCAACGGGGTGAGTGAACGTGGCGGCCATCCCGTGATTAAAAAGAAAATGCGCCAGTGGTTCCTCCGCATCACCGAGTACGCTAACCGCCTCCTCGAAGGACTGGAAACCGTCGACTTCAGCGATGCCATGAAGGAAATGCAGCGCAACTGGATCGGTAAAAGCCAGGGCGCCGAAATAAAATTCGCGCTGAAAGGCTCCGACCAACACCTGGAAGTATATACCACCCGTCCCGACACCATCTTCGGTGTAGACTTCATGGTGATTGCCCCGGAACATGAGCTGGTACAACAGATCACTACCCCGGAACAAAAAGAAGCCATCGAAAAATACCTGGAGTACGTACAAAGCCGCTCCGAAAGGGAACGTATGGCCGATGTAAAACAAATCACCGGCTGCTTTACCGGCGCCTACGCTGTCAACCCATTCGACGGCCGTGAGATACCGGTATGGACCGCAGAATACGTACTGGCCGGCTACGGCACCGGCGCCATCATGGCCGTGCCCTGCGGCGACCAGCGTGACTTCGGCTTCGCCCGTCATTTTAATATCCCCATCACCAACATCATCGGGGATGCTTTCAATGGCGAAGAAGCCAATCCCACTAAAGATGCCCAGCTGCAAAACAGCGGCTTCCTCAATGGTATGGACATGAAAGCCGCCATGGACGTGGTGATCTCCAAACTGGAAGAAATGAAGATCGGCAAACGCCAGATCAACTATAAAATGCGTGACGCAGGCTTCAGCCGTCAGCGTTACTGGGGCGAGCCATTCCCTATCCTGTTTAAGGACGGCGTTCCCTACGCGATGGATGAAAAAGACCTGCCACTGGAACTGCCCTACGTAGAACAGTACAAACCCGGCGAAGAAGGTGAAGGCCCCCTCGCCAACATCACCGACTGGGTAAACGTAGCCCCCGATGTAAAAAGGGAAACCAACACCATGCCCGGATATGCCGGCAGCAGCTGGTATTTCCTCCGCTACATGGACCCGCACAACAACGCAACATTCGCTGACCGCAAAGCTACTGACTACTGGAACCAGGTAGACGTATACGTAGGCGGTACCGAACATGCCGTAGGACACCTGCTCTACTCCCGCATGTGGACCAAAGCACTGTTTGATCTCGGTCACATCGGATTTGATGAACCTTTCAAATCTCTGATCAACCAGGGGATGATACAGGGTTCTTCCCGCTTTGTTTATCGCATCCACGGCACTCAGCAATTTGTTTCCGCAGGCTTGAAAGATCAGTATCAAACAGATAAATTACACGTTGACGTAAATATTGTCGATGGTGTAGTGCTTGACACGGAAGCCTTCAAAAAATGGAAACCGGATTATGCCGATGCTACTTTTACCCTTGAAGATGGACAATACATCTGCGGTACTGAGGTAGAAAAAATGAGCAAAAGCAAGTATAATACTGTCAACCCGAATGAACTGGTAAATAAGTTCGGCGCCGACACCTTCCGTATGTACGAAATGTTCCTGGGCCCTGTGGAACAGTCCAAACCCTGGGATACCAAAGGCATAGAAGGCGTACACCGCTTCCTCAAAAAAATGTGGCGCCTGTTTGCCGATGAAAATAAAGGCCTCATCGTTACCAACGACGCCCCTACACCAGAAGAGCTGAAAATACTGCATAAAACCATCAACAAAATCGATGGCGATACAAACAGCTTCTCCTATAATACCGCTGTCAGCCAGTTTATGATCTGTGTAAACGAACTGGCTACACTGAAATGCAGCAAACGGGATATCCTGGAACCGTTGCTGGTACTGCTCACACCATTTGCGCCCCACTTCTGCGAAGAGCTGTGGCACTTACTGGGACATACTACCAGCATCCTGGACGCAGCATATCCGGTATACAATGAAGCCTATACGAAAGAAAGCGCTTTCAACTACCCAATCGCTGTAAACGGTAAAACCCGTACTGAAATGGGCCTTCCATTAGATGCTGACAACAGCACCATCGAAAAGGAAGTACTGAGCAGCGAAGTAGTGCAGAAATGGCTCGACGGCAAACAGCCTAAAAAGGTGATCATTGTAAAAGGAAGAATGATCAACATAGTAGTATAA
- a CDS encoding peptidoglycan DD-metalloendopeptidase family protein produces MLQEVLKKYQSTFKPVIALIHPDEQLLVMDFTANNTTLTKAILNNIKKFCSYITRTLKASSCRLGIGGYSEHRTIYAVSPHFDAGEEPRRLHLGIDVWGVAGTPVFAPLKGHIHSFRFNDHFGDYGATIILQHKLEGHTFHTLYGHLSISNLQGLYENMPVVAGQQLGYFGTPAENGGWPPHLHFQLIEDMMKFRGDYPGVCRFSERDKYLQNSPDPDLILQLNRNTHG; encoded by the coding sequence ATGCTACAGGAGGTATTAAAGAAATATCAATCCACCTTTAAGCCGGTCATAGCTCTGATTCATCCGGATGAACAGCTGTTGGTCATGGACTTTACTGCCAACAACACCACCCTGACTAAAGCTATCCTGAACAATATCAAAAAGTTCTGCAGCTATATTACGCGGACATTGAAGGCCAGCAGTTGCCGGCTGGGCATTGGCGGATACAGCGAACACCGGACCATCTACGCCGTCAGTCCTCACTTTGACGCCGGAGAAGAGCCGCGCAGGCTGCACCTGGGCATAGATGTCTGGGGCGTAGCAGGCACCCCTGTTTTTGCACCGCTGAAAGGTCATATTCACAGCTTCCGCTTTAATGACCACTTCGGTGATTACGGTGCTACCATCATCCTGCAACATAAACTGGAGGGACATACTTTCCATACGCTCTACGGACATCTCAGTATCTCCAACCTGCAAGGACTATACGAAAATATGCCAGTCGTGGCTGGTCAGCAGCTGGGCTACTTCGGCACTCCGGCTGAAAACGGAGGATGGCCTCCCCATCTGCATTTCCAGCTAATAGAAGACATGATGAAATTCAGAGGCGATTACCCAGGCGTATGCCGCTTCAGCGAACGCGATAAATATCTTCAAAACTCTCCCGATCCTGATCTTATCCTGCAATTGAACCGCAACACCCACGGATAA